GATGCATGGCCACGAGGCGTTGGCGCGGCTCCTGCTCGACATGGGGGCGAACCCGGTGCCCATCGAGCGTGGCATGCAGTACCACCACTTCACCTATGCGAGCTGGATCGACGAGCTGCGCGACCGCCACTACGACGGCATCGCCGACGCCATCGAACGCGCCATCGAGGAGCGCTACGGGCCCCTGATGGACACGCCGGAGCTCTGGAGGTCTGTGCGCGAGGGCGACATGGAACGCGTCCGCGCCCTGATCGCCGAGAACCCGGAGCGCGTCCGTCAGGTGGACCACGCCGGAAGCACGGCGCTGCATCACGCTGTCGCCGTGAACAACCTGGAGCTCGTGCGCGTGCTCGTCGAGAACGGGAGCCCGATCGACCCCCGCAACGGCGCGCTTCGGACGCCCCTCGTCGCCGCGTTCTACAGCCTTCACTACGGTTTTCGCGACGAACCGAAGCCGGAGATCATCGACTATCTGCTCGCCAACGGCGCGGCGTACACGATGCTCATCGCCGCCGCGCGGGGCGACGAAGCGCGTATCCGCGAGCTGCTTCGCCAAGACCCGTCCCTGGCAAACGCGGCGGATCCCTGCCGACGCCGTCCAGTCTCCGCCGCGACGACGGCGGGGCATGCCCACATCGTCCGACTGCTGCTGGAGAACGGCGCGAACCCGAACGCGAAAGAAGCGACCTGCCAGGGTGGAATGTCGCTATGGCATGCAGCATGGAAGGGCAATACGGAGATCGTCCGTATGCTGCTGGACTATGGCGCGGAACCGAACCACTGGCTCGATTCCAGCGGCGACGCCGTCTTCGCCGCGCAGAAGTATCCGGAGATTCTCAACCTGCTCTACGCGCACGGCGCGACGATGGAGCTCCAGGTCTACGCCCACAACTACCGGATCGATGTCATCGCGGAGATTCTGCGGCTCGACCCGTCGCAGGCGAACGGCGTGCTGCCGTACGGCTGGGGCGACGACGGGAGCGAGGAACTCGCCTACAACATCATGAAGCTGGCGATTCGGTACGGAGCTCGCTTCGAGAACGCGTCCGGGTGGAACCTGCGCTGGACGGTGAAGCAGTACCCGAGGGTGTTCAAGCTGCTGCAGGAGCACGGCGCGGACCCCAACGTCCAGATTCTCGGCATCTCCGGCGACCTGAAGCGCCGCTGGACCGATCCGGAGCACCAGCTTCGGACGATTCGGTTCCTCGTCGAGGAGTGCGGAGCCGATGTAGACTGCCGCGACGAGGAAGGCTTCACGCCGCTGGCGAACGCATCGCGCGAAGGCTATCCGCTGCTGGTCGAGTACTTCCTGGGCAAGGGAGCTGACCCCAACGCGTCCGCGCCGGACTGGGCGAAGCCGCTGTTCGTCGCGCAGAAGGGCGGACACGCGGAGATTGTCGAGATGCTGCGAGAGCGCGGGGCGGCGTGAGTCTCATCTCTGCCGAGTCGACATTCCCACTGCCGCCGTTTCCATTTCCGCCAGAATGTCGAGGGCGGCGCGCCGTGGGTCTTCGGCACGCACGATCGGACGGCCTACCACGAGGTAGTCGGCACCCCAAGCGATGGCGTCACCAGGGGTCGTGAACCTCTTGTGGTCATTCAACGGGGAGTCCGACGGGCGAATGCCTGGCGTAACGATCAGCAGCGAATCCCCACCAGGTAAGCTCCTGATCGCCCGCACTTCGCGTCCAGAGGCGATCACGCCATCGCATCCCGCGTCCAGCGCCTTTTGGGCCCTGTTGAGCACCAACTGGTCAAGCGGGAGCCTGTAGCCGAGATCCATCAGATCATCCGAGTC
This genomic interval from Candidatus Poribacteria bacterium contains the following:
- a CDS encoding sigma-70 family RNA polymerase sigma factor, coding for MRIAQLVTDAQAGSADAFGELVRRYQGMAFGYAYALLGDFHLAQDAAQEAMLHAYRSVGALREPKAWTAWLRRIVFKQCDRLRRRKAWTVPLDEAMIIADGSPLPDAATLLDDRRRQLRAALDILSDGERAVVVLCCVHDYRQREVAEFLNVRVDTIKNRLRSARRKLAGGMLAMAQQVLNEGVPNIQEWYAEIQELAEACKRGDIARATALLDKHPDVLDTPDWDERFPYPGSCIWSPLGIAAMHGHEALARLLLDMGANPVPIERGMQYHHFTYASWIDELRDRHYDGIADAIERAIEERYGPLMDTPELWRSVREGDMERVRALIAENPERVRQVDHAGSTALHHAVAVNNLELVRVLVENGSPIDPRNGALRTPLVAAFYSLHYGFRDEPKPEIIDYLLANGAAYTMLIAAARGDEARIRELLRQDPSLANAADPCRRRPVSAATTAGHAHIVRLLLENGANPNAKEATCQGGMSLWHAAWKGNTEIVRMLLDYGAEPNHWLDSSGDAVFAAQKYPEILNLLYAHGATMELQVYAHNYRIDVIAEILRLDPSQANGVLPYGWGDDGSEELAYNIMKLAIRYGARFENASGWNLRWTVKQYPRVFKLLQEHGADPNVQILGISGDLKRRWTDPEHQLRTIRFLVEECGADVDCRDEEGFTPLANASREGYPLLVEYFLGKGADPNASAPDWAKPLFVAQKGGHAEIVEMLRERGAA